The following is a genomic window from uncultured Draconibacterium sp..
AATCGACTTAATTCCGTCTTCATTATGCCCGGTATCGCAAACCGTTAACGGATTAGTACCAATTACCTGCCAGCGGCCCAGCAATCCGGTAGTTGTAACCACATTTGCCAGTCCTTCGCGCAAACAATTTTCTGCTATTTTATAATCCTTTCCATTTAAAAGGTCAACAGCTTTTAATACAGCCGGAATATTTTTATGCTGGTATTGCCCCAATAAATCCAATGCTAACTGAGGATACACATCCTTCCCCTCTTTTTGCACATTGAGTTGCTGCCTGCCATCCATACTCAACATCGAATAGGCCACGTTGTATTCCTGATCAGAAAAATAAATTGAAGTATCAACTTCTTGTGCTTTTTCATTAAAAACCGGAGCTGTTTCTTTTTGCGTTGTTCCAATTACCACTGGAACACCCGTTTTTATAATTCCGGCTTTTTCGCCAGCAATCTTCTCCAAAGTATCTCCAAGCAGGTTGGTATGATCTAACCCAATATTGGTAATAATACTTACATCGGGTGTAATAATATTAGTAGAATCGAGCCGTCCGCCAAGCCCAACTTCCATTATCGCCACATCAATTTCCTGATGGGCAAAATAATCGAATGCCATAGCCACCGTCAGTTCAAAGAACGATGGCTGAATTTTCCACAAATCATTGTTAGTTACAAAATTACTCACCCAATCAACCACAGCCGATTCCGGCATCATTTGGCCATTAATTTTTATGCGCTCACGAAAATCTTTCAAGTGTGGCGAAGTATATAGACCGGTTTTGTACCCGGCCGCCTGAAGCACTGAAGCCAGCATATGCGAAACCGATCCTTTCCCGTTCGTTCCGGCAACGTGTATGGTTCGGTATTTCCGGTGTGGATGACCGTAATTTTCATCCAGTTTCAACGTATTTCCCAGAGTGTTCTTATAGGCAGCGGGCCCAGTTCGCTGAAACATAGGCAACTGACTAAACAGATAGTCTAAAGTAGCTTTGTAATCCAATGAATTCAATATTTATTAACTGCTGCAAGTTTATTAATTTTTGGCGCATCAGCCCCCGTTTTCTGACGAAATTATATACATTTAGAACAAATCATTTATATATGCTGAGTAAAACTAAAAAGAGTAAAATTTTCGTTCTCGACACCAACGTAATTTTACACGATCACACCTGTATTTACCAGTTCCAGGATAACGACATTATCCTTCCGATTACAGTACTCGAGGAGCTGGACAAGTTTAAACGAGGAAACGACCTTATCAACTTTCAGGCACGCGAATTTACCAGGGTGCTCGATGAAATTGTTGGAGATGACATTTTTAACGGCGGGAAATCGCTCGGTGTAGGAAAAGGCCGATTACGCATTGAAACCGGAAAACCGTTCTCGGATGAACTAAAAGCTTCGTTTCGTGAAGATATTCCAGACCATAGAATTCTGGCTATTGCTGATTTTACAGCCAGAACTTATCCACGCCGAAAAACGGTACTGATCAGCAAGGACATCAACCTTCGGATGAAGGCCAAGTCCTTGGGCATACAAGCAGAAGATTACAAAACCGACCAGGTTACCGACGAGAATATACTGGATAAAACCATCACTACGTTCGATAATTTTGACGACCAAATGATCGATCAGCTATACCAGCAAGGTTCGTTTGCGAAAGCCGACGTGAAAGATTTTACGCCCGATGCCAACGAGTGTTACATATTCAGAGGCAACCAATCGAGCGCATTGGCGCGATACGACGGTAAATCGGAACGTATTTACCGGGTAGAGAAAAAATCGGCTTACGGCATAAAACCACGTAATGCAGAACAAACATTTAGTTTGAATATGCTGATGGATCCGGAAGTACGACTAATGGCTCTTACCGGAAAGGCCGGAACCGGAAAAACACTGCTTGCACTGGCTGCTGCAATTGAGCAACACCGCCAATACGAACAGATACTTCTGGCCCGCCCCATTGTAGCATTAAGTAACCGCGACCTTGGCTATTTGCCGGGCGATGCCAACGAAAAGATCAATCCGTACATGCAACCGCTTTTCGATAATTTAGCTGTAATTAAACATACTTTCAATCCGCGAAGCAACGAATACCAGCTTATTGAAGAGATGGTGAAAGAAGAAAAACTAAACATAACGCCACTGGCTTACATTCGCGGAAGAAGTTTATCGAATGCCTTCTTCATAATCGACGAAGCACAAAACCTTACTCCGCACGAAATTAAAACCATTATTACACGTGCCGGCGAAGGAACCAAAATGATATTTACCGGCGACTTGTGGCAGATCGACTCGCCTTACCTCGATATGAAATCGAATGGTTTGGCCTACATGGTTGATCGCATGCGCAACCAGGAATTATTTGCACACATTAATCTGGTGAAAGGCGAACGAAGTTATCTGGCCGAACTTGCCAGTAACTTGTTATAAATCATTGAAAATAGAAGCGTCATGCTGAATTTATTTCAGCATCTACTCGGAAAAGATTCCGAAACAAGTTCGGAATGACGTAACATAGAATAATTGATTCAGAAAGAAGTATTTGCAATAAGCAGCTTTTTTCTACCTTTGCAGCCTATTTAGAATAATTCAAGATAGACAGATGGATTACAAGGGGAAGAAAGCTGCTTTTTACACATTGGGTTGTAAACTTAATTTTTCAGAAACGTCGACTATTGCCGGCTCTTTTAAAGAGGTTGGTTTTGATCGTGTTGAGTTTGATGAAAAAGCTGATGTATACGTTATTAATACCTGCTCTGTTACCAACCAGGGAGATAAGGCTAGTCGTAATATTGTACGCAAGGCCGTAAAACAAAATCCAAATGCCATGGTAATTGTGGTGGGTTGCTACTCGCAGCTAAAACCCGACGAAGTAGGTCACATCGAAGGTGTTGACATGGTGTTGGGAACACAGGAAAAGTTTCATATCCCTCACTACCTCGGCGACCTGCAAAAACGCGAAACTACCGAGATTAAAACAACTCGCTTAGCCAACATAAAAAACTATCACAAAGCATTTTCGTGGGGCGACCGCACACGTAGTTTTCTGAAAATACAGGATGGTTGCGATTATTATTGCTCGTTTTGCACCATCCCGTATGCACGCGGACGAAGCAGAAACGACAACATTGTAGATACGGTTAAAGAAGCACAAAAATCCGTTCAGAAAGGATATAAAGAAATTATACTTACTGGTGTAAACATTGGTGACTTCGGCAAATCTACCGGCGAGAATTTTCTTGATCTGTTAAAAGCACTGGAACAAGTAGAAGGCCTCGAAAGACTGCGTTTAGGATCGGTTGAACCCAACTTGCTTAAAGACGAGATTATCGAACTGGTATCCAACTCGAAAGTCATCATGCCGCATTTTCATTTGCCTTTGCAATCGGGCTCCGATGAAATTCTGTCGCTGATGAAACGAAAATACTCTACCGACTTGTACCGAAAACGAGTAGAGCGCATTCGCGAAATTGTACCACATGCATTTATTGGTGTTGATGTAATTGCCGGTACCAACGGAGAAACAGAAAAGTATTTCCAGGAATCGTTCGACTTCCTCAATAGTTTGGAAATTTCGCAACTGCATGCGTTTACCTACTCTGAAAGAAGTGGAACGCAGGCCTTGAAAATTCCGTGGAAAGTAGATGTGGAAGAGCGCAAAAACCGTACACAGAAATACATTAGCTTGTCGGAGAAAAAGCTGAGGGCTTTCTATGAAAAACATATTGGCGTATCACAAACAGCACTTTTCGAGGCCCAGAAAAAACAAGACAAAATGTTTGGGTTCACCGAAAACTACATCAAAGTGGAAGTGCCCTATCAAGAAGAACTGGTAAATAAGCTGGGTAGCGTAAAATTAAGGTCAATTCTGCCAAACGGTAACGTTGCTGTAGATTTCAACGCCTGATTTTTAAATACTTTTGTGCAAAACAAATAGACATGGATTACAAAGAACTTTGTTTTCAGGTACAAAATATTGCCCACAGCACTGGTAATTTTATACGTGGCGAACAAAAAAATATTTCTGAGAAAAATATTGAAATTAAAAGTGTTGCCAGCCTGGTAACCTACGTTGATAAAACGGCAGAAAAACAAATTGTTGATTCATTGAAAGAGCTGCTTCCCGAAGCCGGTTTTGTTGCCGAAGAAGGAACTGCCGAATCAAATAACGAAAAATACACATGGTTTGTCGATCCGTTGGATGGAACAACCAACTATTTGCACGGATTAGCACCGCACTCGGTTAGTATTGCTTTGGCCGAAGGGAACGAATTGGTATTGGGTGTTGTTTACGAGATTGGCGCCGACGAGATGTTTTATTCGTGGAAAGGTGGCCCGGCTTACTGCAACGAAGAAATCATTCAAACAGCCAAGCGATCAAAATCGGAAGACACGCTGATTGCTACCGGATTCCCATACTACGATTTTGATAAAGTAGATGAATACATTGGAGCGATGAAAGAACTGATGCAATCAACTCGCGGAATTCGCCGTTTTGGATCGGCAGCCATTGATTTGTGTTACGTTGCGGCCGGTCGTTTCGATGCTTTTTACGAACATGCACTACATGCCTGGGATGTTGCAGCAGGCGTATTTATTCTGCAACAGGCAGGCGGAAAAACTACCGATTTTAGCGGTGGCAACAACTGGTTGTTTGGTGGCGAAATTGTATCAGCCAGCAATGCTTATTTCCCGGAATTCTTTGGAATCGTAAATAAATATCTGGGTTCAAAATAGTCACACTTATCATTTCAGCATGACATCCAGTGGAAATTTTACGCCGGATTAAGAACGTCACCCTGAACTTGTTTCAGGGCCTGACTTGAGAATAATGTCGTTAAGTATAAGAGTGAGAGAAAAAATCTACTACAACAAAACAAATTGCAAACAGATTTCTCGCTTCGTTAGAAATGACAGTCGTGATTTTTTGTAAATTGCAGGAAACAAATCACCATGGCAGAAAAACAAATTGCAATTCTTCGGGAGCAACTGGCAAAATTAGACGAAAAGAAATTCGATCTTGATGCCTGGAAAACACACACCCTCATTTTTTTGGAACGTATTTTCGGGAAAGAAAACTCGAAGTTAAAACTCATTCAGGATCTGCATTACGATTATTCGAGCTGGAGTTTGCGTGACACCGCTGCTGCCGGAAAAACAAAAGATAAAGATCCGGTAAAAATGCGTGCCAGAGAGATTCTGGAAGCCACCATCGCAGAACTTGAAACATTGGGACTCCCGGAAGAAAAAAAAGAACAACAAAAAGTTTGGGAATTACTTCAGGACGAATTAACCGGAAAACAGGTAAAAGAAATTGATGCATTGGTAAAATCAGACGACAAAGAGAAAACAAGAAAAATAGGCGAAGTTCTTGAAAATCTTGACAAAGAAAACCTTTCTTTGCTGATCGCAAAACTACTTTTGAGCTGATTTATGAGCAAAGACAAAAAGATTGCCATAGTTATTTTAAACTGGAACGGGGTAAAGCTTTTTCCCGATTATCTCCCATCCGTAATCGAAAATTCAAAAGGCGAAAACATCGAAATAATTGTTGCCGACAACGGATCAACCGATAATTCTATTGAGTATTTGAAAGCCAATTTCCCGGAAGTTACATTGCTTGACCTCAAAAAAAATTATGGATTTGCCAAAGGTTACAATGTGGCTTTAAATCAAATTTACGCCGATTATTTCGTGCTACTAAATTCTGACGTTAAGGTGAAACCAAACTGGATTCAACCTTGTATCGACCATTTTGAGCAAAATGAAAAAATTGTTGCCGTTCAGCCCAAAGTTTTGAGTTTTAATGAACCCGAACTTTTTGAATATGCCGGAGCCGCCGGAGGTTTCATCGATAAATTTGGCTACCCGTTTTGCCGTGGCCGTATTCTAGACCATGTCGAAAAGGATGAAAATCAATATAACACTTCCAGCGAAATATTTTGGGCAACCGGAGCGTGTATGTTTGTAAGGGCCGAAGCTTTTAAAAACGCAGGCGGCCTTGATGCTGATTTCTGGGCACACATGGAAGAAATTGATTTGTGCTGGCGCTGGAAAAATCAGGGCTACAAAATTGTATACGAACCAAGCAGTGTAGTTTATCACCTGGGAGGCGGAAGCCTTGAATATGGAAATCCTAAAAAGGTATATCTCAACTTCCGTAACAACCTTTATATGTTGTATAAAAACCTGCCTAAAAAGAATTTTCTTCCACTGTTTTTAAGCCGAATGATTTTGGATGGAGTTGCCGCTGCTAAGTTTTTAGTGGGCACCGAATTTAAAGCTTTCGGTGCTGTGGCAAAAGCACATCGCGATTTCTACAAAAACCTTTCGGCATTACGCAAAAAAAGAAAGAATTTGTTAAAATCGGCAAGTGTTAATAATCATAAACAGATCTATTCGAAAAGCATCATGTGGAAGTTCTTTGTGCAGAAAAAATATAAATTTGCCGAACTGAATTTCAATCCAGAATAAACATGCAAAAATTAACATTTCAAGAACCCGTTTATACTTATCACATTGATATTGTTGGCCATGTAAATAACATTATTTACATCCAATGGATGGAAAACGGAAGGGTGAAGTTATTGGAAGAAATGGGATTCCCGGTTACTGATTTAACCGAAAACGAAGGAATATTACCCATTTTAACAGATACCAGTATTACATACAAGAAACCCTTTTTTATTCACAATTCGGTAAAAATTGAACTTTGGGTTTCGAAACTAAATAACGCCTCGGCAATTCTTGAATTCAGGTTTTACAATGAGAATGATGAATTATGTGCAACAGGCCATCAAAAAGGATTATTTATTAATACCAAAACCATGCGCCCGGCCAGATTGTCGGAAAAACACCGGAAGGGATTTGAAAAATATTTAATTCCTAATTAAAATGAATTGGAAAGATAAATTACGAAACGTAATAGAAGACAATAGCACTAAAACAGGCCGTTCTTTTGATCTTTTTATACAAGCTTTAATTGTTCTTTCCCTAATTTCTTCTTCAATTGAAACACTGCCTGAAATTAGCATTAAAACAAAACAGTTTCTTCGCTATTTCGAGATTTTCTCCATTACAATATTTACCGTCGAATACATTCTCAGACTTTTCAGGCTATTTAGAATCTTAAAAATGCTTCGATTTAGTATGCAATATCAAAAACTAACGAAGCAGCATTTTATGGGTATAATTCCTTCAACCAGTCGCCCATTATTCTTAGCACTTCAGGAGAAATTGCTTCGGGCAACGAGGGTATCTCTGCCATTGTACATTCATTACAATGCTGAAACATATGGTTAAGCCCTTCCAGTTTTATTGTTTTATAATTTTTGTTTCCAGCTTCATCCAGAAACGTTGCTATAGCTGCCAGGTTTTCATCGGGTGTAACCATAATGTCTTTTTCTCCATTAAGGGCCAATACCGGAACCTTTATTTTTGAAATGTATTCAGCAGGGTTATATTTAATCATTTGTCGGTACCATCGTGTTTGCGCCGCACGAATATAGCTGTTGATAAACATTTGGTCGTGGCCATTTACCATATCCAATGCCTTCAGTTTTTCTTCCGGTTGCCGTTTCCTCCATTGTTCAAATGCTTTTTGAAGAGGAAGCTCAATATCATTATCAAGAGACGTTTCTTTTACAGTCCGAAACAAAGCAATATAAAGCTGCATGTAATCTTCTATCAAATCTTTGGTAAGATTTTTATCTGATTCTAAGATTGCCCGGTTTTGTAAGACAAGACTCTCAAAACCATCGACAGCTAATCCGGCAAGAGAAATAACAAAACTTATATCGGGCGACGATGACGCCACAATAAAAGCAACTGCCCCACCCTCGCTATGTCCAATCAGTCCAATTTTTGTAGTATCAACAATACTCTTATTCTTTAGGAATTTGATCTCAGCCAGAACATCATCAGCAAAATCCAATGTAGTTGCCTCTTCGTAAACTCCTGAACTTTCACCAACTCCCCGGTCGTCCATTCTCAACACTGCAAAACCTCTTTGGGTCAGATAATCTGAAATTTCGAAAAAAGGGCGATGCTCCGCAAAACGACCATCACGATCTTGTTTACCTGTTCCTGAAACAATAATTATGGTTGGAAAAGGCCCCGCACCTTCAGGATATGTTAAACTACCGCAAAGGCTAATAGAATCGGAATAACAGGTAACATCTTCGCTAATATAATTTTGTGCTTCTGTTTGAAAAACAACACACAAGGTGATACAAAAAATAAAAAATCGCTTCACAACAAATCATTTATATAAAATTTCGCCATCCATGTTAAAAAACCGGATGGCGAAATAATTCAAAAGCAAACGGTCTAATTATCTACTAATAATCACTTTTTTCCTGGCAATTTCTCCCTTAAGATTTTTTAATGCAACAAGGTAAACACCGTTTTGCAAGGTTGACACTTCGATGTTACTGTTGAACGTATTGATGCTTTTAACCAATTGACCATGCATATTAAATATGTTTACTGAAACAGGTTCAGAGAAATTCAAATAATCAGTTGCCGGATTTGGGTACATCTTTAACGAAGTAGCTTGTAAAACCTCGCCAACTGCGGTTATTGTTCCATCATAAGGAACGCAGGTTACGGTGTCAGAATTTGCGGATATTCCGGTTTCGTAGAAAGTTACAACATACAAGGAAATTTCTGCACCATAAGTATCGCCTTCGCCATTTGTACTTTCGGCATAATAAGAAGGAATATTCACTACAGCTTCTGTTTCACTGGTCTCAATATAGTCGTAAGAAGAATAATAAACCCTGTAATTCTGAATTGTTGATGTTGTTTCAGGAGCATCCCAGGTTAAAGTTACATCATAAGAGCCATCCTCCTCGTTCTTCGCTGATACAGCAGTTATTTTCAGGTTTTCAGCAGGAACAACTCCTTCATCATTTACCCTTAGACTAACCATTTCCGAAATGTTCCGGAGTGTACCACTTACTACAGGCAACACGGCGTATATATGCTCTCCATTCATCGCAGAAGAAGGAACAGTATAACTGGTTCCGGTTATAATATCAGAAACAATGGTATCGCACATTACCTGATAACCCGTTACATCGGATGAGGAAGCGGCATTCCACGAAATTTCAACAATATTTGGAAGTACATCATTTCCGGTTTTTAACGCAGCAACAACTCCTGACGGTGCATACGCGGAATTATAAGTTTCATACAAATAATCGAAATCCTGCACATATTTTCCATACCGGCTTACTGATGTAACAGATTTTACCGTTAGTTGTCCTGAACCGTCGTATGCATAACTTTCGGACCACGTACCCAATGTATCGGCATAATACTCTGAATCCATATAAGCAGAAAAAACAGCGCTTGTTTTAACAGCATCGGTATAGCTATAATCTACTTTTCCCAGAATAATTGTATCGTTACCTGACTCTGTTGATGCTATTCTGGATTGAATTTCTGCAACTACGTCGTTTCCGTCAAAAGTGTAGTCCAGATGCGACCAATAATAAATAGACATCCCGTCAGGAGACATGGTTTTGCGATCCTGATATAGCCCATTTACATAGTTTTCATATAAGAAATAGGAGGTGATTTCACCTGTAGATCCATATGAATTCTCTCTGATCAACTGATCCTGGGCATCATACTCGTATGAGGTTTTGGAAGACAATGTCCAGCTTTTTTGGTCAGAGTTCCAGTAATAAGCAATTAAACTATCCTTTAAGCCCGCAGAGCTGTAATGATAAGCTTTCATATTCGAAGGAGTAAGCTCCATTACAAGCTGGTTATCTGAATTGTAAAAATAGCTCGTTTCCGAATCTGAAGCCTCAGGTCTTGTTTCGCCCAATGCATAGCTATACGTTTTAACTGTACGAACTGCTTCAGAACTACTCTGTGCCTGAGCACCTATTGTTCCATCATAAGGAACGCAGGTTACGGTGTCAGAATTTGCGGATATCCCGGTTTCGTAAAAAGTTACAACATACAAGGAAATTTCTGCACCATAAGTATCGCCTTCGCCATTTGTACTTTCGGCATAATACGAAGGAATATTCACTACAGCTTCTGTTTCACTGGTCTCAATATAGTCGTAAGAAGAGTAATAAACCCTGTAATTCTGAATTGCAGAGGTTGTTTCAGGAGCATCCCAGGTTAAAGTTACATCATAAGAACCATCCTCATCGTTCTTTGCTGATACAGCGGTTATTTTCAGGTTTTCAGCAGGAAGAACTCCTTCATCATTTACCGTTAGACTAACCATTTCCGAGATGTTCCGGAGTGTGCCACTTACAACAGGCAACACGGCGTATATATGCTTTCCATTCATCGCAGACGAAGGAACGGTATAGCTGTTTCCAGTTATAATATCAGAAACAATCGTATCGCACATTACCTGGTAACCCGTTACATCGGATGAGGAAGCGGCATTCCACGAAATTTCAACAATATTTGGAAGTACATCATTTCCGGTTTTTAACGCGGCAACAACTCCTGAAGGTGCATACGCGGAATTATAAGTTTCATACAAATAATCGAAATCCTGCACATATTTTCCATACCGGCTTACTGATGTAACAGATTTTACCGTTAGTTTTCCTGAACCATCGTATGCATAACTTTCAGACCACGTACCCAATGTATCGGCATAATACTCTGAATCCATATAAGCAGAAAAAACAGCGCTTGTTTTAACAGCATCGGTATAGCTATAATCTACTTTTCCCAGAATAATTGTATCGTTAACTGACTCTGTTGATGCTATTCTGGATTGAATTTCTGCAACTACGTCGTTTCCGTCAAAAGTGTAGTCCAGATGCGACCAATAATAAATAGACATCCCGTCAGGAGACATGGTTTTGCGATCCTGGTATAGCCCATTTACATAGTTTTCATATAAGAAATAAGAGGTGATTTCACCTGTAGATCCATATGAATTCTCTCTGATCAGTTGATCCTGGGTATCATACTCGTATGAGGTTTTTGAAGACAATGTCCAGCTTTTTTGGTCAGAGTTCCAGTAATAAGCAATTAAACTATCTTTTAAAGCCGCAGAGTTGTAGTGGTAAACCTTCATATTCGAAGGAGTAAGTTCCATTACAAGCTGGTTATCTGAATTGTAAAAATAACTCGTTTCCGAATCTGAAGACTCAGGTCTTGTTTCGCCCAATGCATAGCTATACGTTTTAACCGTACGAACTGCTTCAGAACTACTCTGTGCCCAAGAGCTGGGAACTATAACCATGAATAGAAAACCAAGTGTGACCGAAGTAAAGAATTTTCCCATACTTGTTCAATTTTAAGTTAATAATTATTTGTTATTCTTCTTCTCTTAATAGTTCGACAACGTAAGAAATCTCATCGGCTAACTCGGATGCATTCCCCTTATATCCAACCGAGTACCATCGCAATCTCCCTTTTTTGTCAATAACCATTTTTGTAGGAATTCCTGAAAAATGAAAAGTTTTTGTGTAAACAGAGTACACATAATCCTTTGTCTTTCGTTCAGGGTTAACAGCATCTAAAAGAACATTGAAACTATAATTCTTTTTTTCTATAAAATCACCGATTACATCTTTATAGTTAGGCCTGGTCTCTTGAGTTGCAACAAAAAAGAACTCAACATCATCGTCATTCTCAAACCTATTTACCGCCATTTGCATCCCCGGCATTGAAGCTTTGCAGGGAGCACACCATGTTGCCCAGAAATCAAGCACTATTACTTTCCCTTTCAGTTTTCTCATATCTACAGTTCCTCCGGTTAGCTTTTCTAGTGCGAAAAGCTTTATAGGTTTGTTAACCAGCGATTTCTCTATCTCCTCTTGCTGCTTCGCAACCTTTGTTCCTGACTTAAGAGAGTTTACATAGGCATCGAAACCACTGGCAGAACCGTGTTCCTGGATGTAATGTTCTTTCAATCTATCCAGCATTTCAGGCGAAGCGGCATTTTGCTTCACCCCTGCTTCTATTGCTGGAATAATTTCAGACTCATTTCCGGTTTTATCCAGCATTTCGATATAAAAACTGGTAAAGTTGGACGACTTATTTTCAAAGTAAGGCTCAATTTTTTGCAGCCATTCGAATGCTTCTGTAGTTGCTCCGGTTTCGTTAAGGATCTTAGCATAAGCTAAAAGCGCATCTTTCCTCTCAGCAAGAAATTTCTTTTCCCACTCAAGCGGAGAATACACTAATGAAGCTTTCCCTCTGGGCCGACTTAACATTTCATTCATCAAAAGTTGGGCAAAAGGCAATAATTGTTCGGCTGTCATTTGTTCATGATCATACGGCATTTGAACCATATGCCAAAAAAATGTACCCAACATGCTGTAAGGGATATAATGAATGTACTTGTATGCTAAATCGTAATTATTGTGCGTTACAATTTGATTATAAACTATACTTTGGTACGTTTTTCCAAGATATAACAGCGATGTTTCGGTTTCAACATCTGCAAACTCTTGCGGTGGAAAACGTTTGATAAAAGCTTCGAACTCCTTTTCTTTACTGTCCGCATCGCTTATCCTGAAAATACGCCAGATTTCAGCATCGCGGGCAAGTATTCCGTTGGGGTATTTTTCTAATGCAAGCTTTTTAATTTGAGTTGCCAAAGAATCGTTCTTCAGTACTGTACTTGCCACATCTATACTCCGAATAAGGTCTTTTTCAGTGGCCTTCCCCAAAGCTTCCTGCTTAATAATTCCCTGAATATCATTTTCGATCAATCCTAACTTATCACTTTTAGTATCGCCAATACGGCCTATGGCTTTTGCTGCAAAGTAGAATACATTTATACGATTACCAGGGAAGTGCGTGATTTCCTGATTACACCAGTACAAAAAAACAGAATCATCTATTTTGTCAGAACCGGAAACATAAGAAGGAATAGCGTATTTTTCAAATCCTTTTGTTCTTAACAAACCCCACCCAATGTATGCCGACGGCAAATTCTTTTTGTTTTTATCAACAGTAAACTGAACGTAAGTATTTGTTCCCCCGGTGTCAGAATTATTTCCGTTATAAAACTTTAGTGCGACCAAAGCAGCGTTTTCAGGCACATTAAACTTACCATTCCAAACTCCGTTTTTATGAGTTATAGGCAAATCCTGAGCAATCCAGCTATAATCTTCCCAATAATAAACTACTGCTTTAATCTCTTTTTCATTTGCAAGATTAGTTTTGTTGTTATTGTAACTAATTGCGACAGGCTCGCCAACAACAAGTAACTCAGGTTCAAACGTTAGAGCTTCATCCGCATTTTGAGCCATTAAAGGAAATACCAACATTCCTAAAACAGCTGCAATTCCGTACTTCAAAAATTTAGTCATCATTCTATTTTTCATTCTATTCATCATTTCCTTCCAGCTTTATACACATACTTGTAATTTTCCCAAACCCGGGAAAAACATTGGTTGGCGATTTTAAATTAACTGTACCAGTGTCTGTTTCATTTTTATTATTCAGATAACCAGAAGCCCTGTTTATTTTAAATTCATATAGTTTCCCTTCTGTCCCATTCCAGGTTGCCACATATAACAGCGTACCGTTTACATCATCCAATGGATAAAACCAACTGCTATTGTATATTTTCATTGATGTAATTACCTCATCATCAGGAAACG
Proteins encoded in this region:
- a CDS encoding glycosyltransferase family 2 protein, translated to MSKDKKIAIVILNWNGVKLFPDYLPSVIENSKGENIEIIVADNGSTDNSIEYLKANFPEVTLLDLKKNYGFAKGYNVALNQIYADYFVLLNSDVKVKPNWIQPCIDHFEQNEKIVAVQPKVLSFNEPELFEYAGAAGGFIDKFGYPFCRGRILDHVEKDENQYNTSSEIFWATGACMFVRAEAFKNAGGLDADFWAHMEEIDLCWRWKNQGYKIVYEPSSVVYHLGGGSLEYGNPKKVYLNFRNNLYMLYKNLPKKNFLPLFLSRMILDGVAAAKFLVGTEFKAFGAVAKAHRDFYKNLSALRKKRKNLLKSASVNNHKQIYSKSIMWKFFVQKKYKFAELNFNPE
- a CDS encoding inositol monophosphatase family protein, which codes for MDYKELCFQVQNIAHSTGNFIRGEQKNISEKNIEIKSVASLVTYVDKTAEKQIVDSLKELLPEAGFVAEEGTAESNNEKYTWFVDPLDGTTNYLHGLAPHSVSIALAEGNELVLGVVYEIGADEMFYSWKGGPAYCNEEIIQTAKRSKSEDTLIATGFPYYDFDKVDEYIGAMKELMQSTRGIRRFGSAAIDLCYVAAGRFDAFYEHALHAWDVAAGVFILQQAGGKTTDFSGGNNWLFGGEIVSASNAYFPEFFGIVNKYLGSK
- a CDS encoding PhoH family protein; the encoded protein is MLSKTKKSKIFVLDTNVILHDHTCIYQFQDNDIILPITVLEELDKFKRGNDLINFQAREFTRVLDEIVGDDIFNGGKSLGVGKGRLRIETGKPFSDELKASFREDIPDHRILAIADFTARTYPRRKTVLISKDINLRMKAKSLGIQAEDYKTDQVTDENILDKTITTFDNFDDQMIDQLYQQGSFAKADVKDFTPDANECYIFRGNQSSALARYDGKSERIYRVEKKSAYGIKPRNAEQTFSLNMLMDPEVRLMALTGKAGTGKTLLALAAAIEQHRQYEQILLARPIVALSNRDLGYLPGDANEKINPYMQPLFDNLAVIKHTFNPRSNEYQLIEEMVKEEKLNITPLAYIRGRSLSNAFFIIDEAQNLTPHEIKTIITRAGEGTKMIFTGDLWQIDSPYLDMKSNGLAYMVDRMRNQELFAHINLVKGERSYLAELASNLL
- a CDS encoding thioesterase family protein — translated: MQKLTFQEPVYTYHIDIVGHVNNIIYIQWMENGRVKLLEEMGFPVTDLTENEGILPILTDTSITYKKPFFIHNSVKIELWVSKLNNASAILEFRFYNENDELCATGHQKGLFINTKTMRPARLSEKHRKGFEKYLIPN
- the mtaB gene encoding tRNA (N(6)-L-threonylcarbamoyladenosine(37)-C(2))-methylthiotransferase MtaB is translated as MDYKGKKAAFYTLGCKLNFSETSTIAGSFKEVGFDRVEFDEKADVYVINTCSVTNQGDKASRNIVRKAVKQNPNAMVIVVGCYSQLKPDEVGHIEGVDMVLGTQEKFHIPHYLGDLQKRETTEIKTTRLANIKNYHKAFSWGDRTRSFLKIQDGCDYYCSFCTIPYARGRSRNDNIVDTVKEAQKSVQKGYKEIILTGVNIGDFGKSTGENFLDLLKALEQVEGLERLRLGSVEPNLLKDEIIELVSNSKVIMPHFHLPLQSGSDEILSLMKRKYSTDLYRKRVERIREIVPHAFIGVDVIAGTNGETEKYFQESFDFLNSLEISQLHAFTYSERSGTQALKIPWKVDVEERKNRTQKYISLSEKKLRAFYEKHIGVSQTALFEAQKKQDKMFGFTENYIKVEVPYQEELVNKLGSVKLRSILPNGNVAVDFNA
- a CDS encoding folylpolyglutamate synthase/dihydrofolate synthase family protein, with translation MDYKATLDYLFSQLPMFQRTGPAAYKNTLGNTLKLDENYGHPHRKYRTIHVAGTNGKGSVSHMLASVLQAAGYKTGLYTSPHLKDFRERIKINGQMMPESAVVDWVSNFVTNNDLWKIQPSFFELTVAMAFDYFAHQEIDVAIMEVGLGGRLDSTNIITPDVSIITNIGLDHTNLLGDTLEKIAGEKAGIIKTGVPVVIGTTQKETAPVFNEKAQEVDTSIYFSDQEYNVAYSMLSMDGRQQLNVQKEGKDVYPQLALDLLGQYQHKNIPAVLKAVDLLNGKDYKIAENCLREGLANVVTTTGLLGRWQVIGTNPLTVCDTGHNEDGIKSIVQQLENTAYKQLHFIFGTVCDKDPEKVLALLPKEANYYFVKADIARAMNADELAKRANEFGLVGEVYPSVNEAYKKARLVADKMDMIFVGGSTFVVAEVL